One Formosa agariphila KMM 3901 genomic window, TGTCTACCATTTAATTTTATTTCGGGTAGAATGATGTTAGTACGTGCTATGATTTTAGGTTTAGAACTAGATGTTGTACCACCACGTATAACGCCTGTTTTTGATGAAACTAAAACTTACGATTTCTCTGCAATGATTCCGCCTCAGGCTGAAAACTTATTGCCTAAACTTCATCATTTTAAATCTTTAATTATTGGAGGAGCAGCAGCCTCTCATAAATTATTAGAAGATATTCAAGGTATAGAAACACAATGTTATTCAACCTACGGAATGACAGAAACAGTGAGCCATATTGCATTTAGACCTCTTAACGGACCAAATAAAACAGATTTTTATAAGGCCATGCCAAATGTAAAGGTATCTACTAATGAAAACGATTGTTTAGTACTTGAAGCTGATTATTTATTTGACGGTGAGCTAGTAACAAATGATGTTGCGATTATGCATTCTGAAAATGAATTTAAATTAGTAGGTAGAATAGATAATGTTATTAATTCTGGTGGATTAAAGTTATTTGCAGAACAAATAGAAAAACATTTAACAGATGGTATTTCAGAACGTTTCTTTATTGCTGGACAAGCTGATGAGAAATTAGGAGAGCGCGTAATTTTAGTTATTGAAGGTGAAGAACGAGATATAAATCC contains:
- a CDS encoding AMP-binding protein; translated protein: MITAVKTKVPTYDKIHLKFKLNGRYYDAEDLNEVAYCFIKEGEPHQKTLGDFLQAWLDNNDYVEVQTSGSIGVPKKIKIKKQAMVNSAIATGNAFNLRPGDSLLHCLPFNFISGRMMLVRAMILGLELDVVPPRITPVFDETKTYDFSAMIPPQAENLLPKLHHFKSLIIGGAAASHKLLEDIQGIETQCYSTYGMTETVSHIAFRPLNGPNKTDFYKAMPNVKVSTNENDCLVLEADYLFDGELVTNDVAIMHSENEFKLVGRIDNVINSGGLKLFAEQIEKHLTDGISERFFIAGQADEKLGERVILVIEGEERDINPSIYKNLKKNEIPKQVYFVDKLVETPNRKIQRKKTLELLK